The proteins below come from a single Eubacterium limosum genomic window:
- a CDS encoding chemotaxis protein CheA has protein sequence MSFFEADVQAMLEVYLLETSQLMEKLDEILLQSEASRELTAEDINSIFRIMHTTKSSSAIMGLDSLQATAHRLEDLFSELRDDPGQMKKAEEEIFELLFDASDFIKAELKRMTREDYTPENADDFERRIKDCLEQIKTREQTKSSQPEESLSTFLKKPGVIVKVTFEQGCKMENVRAFMLMKQLSAACPGTECFPDSPEKHPESAGFIRESGMLFCVAEETLEKALPIMQRGLFVSQCELLAKNPLQSPEAPQEVSIPEPEALDKKEAVYVAVEKVESEFLNVRTDRLNHVQNLLGELMLFVSSLTSRLETMHCGDDVEKLTLQTSQMLEELEDMVIHMRMVPVERIVPKLRRVLRDVAKSENKAVNLTITGQDVEADNNIIDQLLEASMHIMRNAVDHGIETPEEREKAGKSREGDIRLAVESHGGELIARISDDGRGMDVEKLRQRAREKHLFTKPEEAYTTEEIFELSTLPGLSTNQEANAYSGRGVGMDIVKKITDEAGGHLRIESEKGQGTAVILNLPLTHTIVECLRFSAGTQMFSLPAHQVQRYFEYTEKNPDLHVQNGEEVIIYEGKALPIIDLTRHYGLEKSERPERIIIHVRGPVRETCIRAGLVMQREKIVLKPLPALFGEHFKEQTAMNGCSVMGDGQICMALDIETLIRRVGKAVGRKEGEEYGRPE, from the coding sequence ATGAGCTTTTTTGAAGCTGATGTTCAGGCCATGCTGGAGGTCTATCTGCTGGAAACCAGCCAGCTCATGGAAAAGCTGGACGAAATTCTGCTCCAGTCCGAGGCATCCAGAGAGCTGACTGCCGAGGATATCAACAGTATTTTCAGAATCATGCACACCACCAAAAGCTCCTCAGCCATTATGGGGCTCGACAGTCTTCAGGCCACAGCACACCGGCTTGAGGACCTGTTTTCAGAGCTGCGGGACGACCCAGGGCAGATGAAAAAAGCTGAAGAAGAAATTTTTGAGCTGCTCTTTGACGCCTCTGATTTTATAAAGGCCGAACTGAAAAGAATGACCAGAGAGGACTATACCCCCGAAAATGCTGACGACTTTGAACGCCGGATCAAGGACTGCCTGGAGCAGATCAAGACCAGAGAACAGACAAAAAGCAGCCAGCCAGAGGAGAGCCTGTCCACATTTCTTAAAAAGCCCGGTGTTATTGTTAAAGTAACCTTTGAACAGGGCTGTAAGATGGAAAATGTGCGGGCTTTTATGCTCATGAAGCAGCTGAGCGCGGCATGTCCAGGGACAGAGTGTTTCCCTGACAGTCCGGAAAAGCACCCCGAAAGCGCCGGTTTTATCCGGGAAAGCGGTATGCTTTTCTGCGTTGCGGAGGAGACGCTGGAAAAAGCCCTGCCCATTATGCAGAGAGGACTTTTTGTAAGCCAGTGTGAGCTGCTGGCCAAAAATCCATTGCAAAGCCCGGAGGCGCCACAGGAGGTTAGTATTCCAGAGCCTGAGGCACTCGACAAAAAAGAAGCCGTGTACGTGGCAGTCGAAAAAGTAGAAAGTGAATTTTTAAACGTTCGGACAGACCGCTTAAATCATGTTCAGAACCTTCTCGGCGAGCTCATGCTTTTCGTCTCATCACTGACCAGCAGGCTGGAGACAATGCACTGCGGTGATGATGTGGAAAAGCTGACCTTACAGACCAGCCAGATGCTGGAGGAATTGGAGGATATGGTCATACATATGCGCATGGTGCCCGTGGAACGGATTGTGCCAAAGCTGCGGCGTGTGCTGCGAGATGTGGCCAAGTCTGAGAATAAAGCAGTGAACCTGACCATCACAGGCCAGGATGTAGAGGCTGATAATAACATCATCGACCAACTGCTGGAGGCATCCATGCACATTATGCGCAACGCTGTCGACCACGGTATCGAGACGCCGGAGGAACGGGAAAAGGCAGGAAAAAGCCGCGAGGGCGATATACGGCTTGCAGTTGAGAGCCACGGCGGCGAGCTCATTGCCAGAATAAGTGATGACGGCAGAGGCATGGACGTGGAAAAGCTCCGGCAGAGAGCCCGGGAGAAGCACCTGTTTACCAAGCCCGAGGAAGCATACACCACAGAAGAAATTTTTGAACTCAGCACCCTGCCCGGCCTTTCCACTAACCAGGAGGCCAACGCATACTCTGGCCGGGGCGTAGGCATGGATATTGTCAAGAAAATTACCGATGAGGCCGGCGGTCATCTGCGCATCGAAAGCGAAAAAGGGCAGGGAACCGCCGTAATCCTGAACCTGCCCCTGACGCATACCATTGTAGAATGTTTGCGGTTCAGCGCCGGAACCCAGATGTTTTCGCTGCCGGCACACCAGGTACAGCGTTACTTTGAGTATACAGAGAAAAATCCCGACCTCCATGTCCAGAATGGAGAGGAAGTGATTATCTACGAGGGCAAGGCACTGCCCATCATTGACCTTACAAGGCATTATGGTTTGGAAAAAAGCGAGCGCCCCGAACGGATTATTATTCACGTGCGCGGGCCAGTGCGGGAGACCTGTATCAGGGCAGGACTGGTTATGCAGCGGGAAAAAATTGTATTGAAGCCTCTGCCAGCCCTGTTTGGTGAGCATTTTAAAGAACAGACCGCCATGAACGGCTGCAGCGTCATGGGTGACGGGCAAATCTGTATGGCGCTGGATATTGAGACGCTGATCCGCAGGGTAGGAAAAGCCGTCGGAAGAAAAGAGGGGGAGGAATATGGAAGACCAGAATAG
- a CDS encoding chemotaxis protein CheW has protein sequence MEDQNRREILCFESGGKTYAAEFESIVEICFDTQLHSIPCQPSYFCGVYHYKGMVVPVVQLEEEEIPKNHAPVLLILQSGLYQFGIALQKEPCIQAVDEAEKTADASRKLSNGRAEEKAIYTQGNKIILLLDMEKTAESLVACP, from the coding sequence ATGGAAGACCAGAATAGAAGGGAAATCCTGTGCTTTGAAAGCGGTGGTAAGACCTATGCGGCCGAATTTGAAAGCATCGTCGAAATCTGCTTTGACACCCAGCTTCACAGCATACCCTGCCAGCCCTCTTATTTTTGCGGCGTGTACCATTATAAGGGGATGGTGGTGCCTGTTGTGCAGTTGGAGGAAGAGGAGATACCCAAAAACCACGCGCCTGTGCTGCTGATTTTGCAAAGCGGCCTGTACCAGTTTGGCATTGCCCTGCAAAAGGAGCCCTGTATCCAGGCAGTCGATGAAGCCGAAAAAACCGCCGATGCTTCCAGAAAGCTCAGCAACGGCCGCGCAGAGGAAAAAGCCATATATACCCAGGGGAACAAAATTATTCTGCTGCTGGATATGGAAAAAACCGCTGAAAGCCTTGTGGCCTGCCCATGA
- a CDS encoding CPBP family intramembrane glutamic endopeptidase has product MKEKKHCFLKHPILAAFLLPLVGLFGSGIIGQIIVLSLNGFDTQAAQNTLLSNDLPEIFLALLVILMMKRSYDNRFKFGFWKKNLKLSMVLASWGLLILLLNIIPNLFLGIPLESSRGLLLAVTGGIAPGLYEEVACRGVILSNMMYQWRNTKNPILMSLLASSIAFGLIHLVNLFSTVGPTLIQVGYATGLGIFFGAVYLRTRNLWGPVVLHSLIDISGKLFVTEDPVTGLASLAVPLEQLLAGAAIFIVFTAIGLYLVRPAKHDEIKALWREEPWHREVAPEPEAL; this is encoded by the coding sequence ATGAAAGAAAAAAAACATTGCTTTCTAAAACACCCCATTCTGGCAGCTTTTCTGCTGCCGCTCGTTGGTCTTTTTGGCAGCGGGATCATTGGACAGATCATCGTACTGTCCCTCAATGGCTTTGATACTCAAGCGGCACAGAATACCCTGCTGAGCAATGATCTGCCGGAAATTTTTCTGGCTTTACTTGTCATTCTGATGATGAAGCGCAGCTATGACAACCGGTTTAAATTTGGTTTCTGGAAAAAGAATCTGAAACTGAGTATGGTTTTGGCTTCCTGGGGATTATTGATCCTTCTCTTGAACATTATTCCCAACCTGTTTTTGGGCATTCCTCTGGAATCTTCCCGTGGCCTGTTATTAGCCGTTACGGGCGGCATTGCCCCGGGGCTTTATGAGGAGGTTGCCTGCCGCGGCGTAATTCTTTCCAATATGATGTACCAGTGGCGCAACACCAAAAACCCAATTCTGATGTCTCTGCTGGCTTCCAGCATTGCCTTTGGCCTTATCCATCTCGTAAATCTGTTTTCCACCGTTGGGCCGACGCTCATTCAGGTGGGCTATGCCACAGGTCTGGGCATCTTTTTCGGGGCGGTTTACCTGCGCACCCGTAATCTCTGGGGGCCGGTTGTCCTCCACTCCCTGATTGATATTTCAGGGAAGCTTTTTGTGACAGAGGACCCAGTTACCGGCCTTGCCAGCCTTGCGGTTCCGCTGGAACAGCTGTTGGCCGGCGCTGCTATTTTTATCGTCTTTACAGCCATCGGCCTTTATCTGGTGCGCCCTGCTAAGCACGATGAAATCAAAGCGCTCTGGCGCGAGGAGCCCTGGCACCGCGAGGTGGCTCCAGAGCCGGAAGCGCTATAA
- a CDS encoding S8 family serine peptidase, producing MKKRILSILISLLMVLSLIPAGVLAQEAETPVSYDDCAAGEAIVCMEKASLLARSTVPDLLAGAEVLMDLSDAPNTRARSASADTSGQVLALVRDESRSTEALIAELNTYPQVAFAEPNYAISPITDEAGAAKAVTPEPSAVDTDGAAVPAETKAAADEPTSENLQAAPTVKAPGAVNAADSMTDYQWAYDNTGNYFSSFEGFDMHYEGWNQVSGATGNDDVVIAVLDTGVDDQNPDLVNKMWRRGTLNLPGGEHGISYASADPADTSDPNGHGTHCAGIIGAEWGNGGVSGTSQNAKIMALRYGGFVSSVLACYDYMASAIDLGVNLKAVNCSFTSSGSPKSLDLAVEGLGKMGMLSVYGSANSATDNDRTGILSSTFINNPYAIVVDAANAYGLMAAYSCYGERTTDIVAPGSRILSTWPTDKAFYYPEFSGSNLFYEGFEGTDSLKFYTSADPSTGELCGEISGEKVYNGKSSLKLQGTAEGNAVYSEPVDLTGASGFDPSKAYRFSLNVAGEGGHGSGQAEVKVRLTDGSFALLGDGTSLARGRDGGFNSFNSADAQIFPENTDYKNFQLCLTLKGVDMVFPNGHGEYVYQDGPVFIDNLGVGSTTLAYNYSDGTSMATPMITGAVAVLAGRYPNDSAAMRTARTIGSVTKYDEFKDKCVSDGFINLDQSVTDNPYPVVNAADIAEDTVTIDGYFFGKSPSVTIGGKAAEIQSAKNSEDGGQRLVVSRPADVSGMARISVTSSEKGEGHQSYDFGEIKNVDYFENTLPLPEDPEFYDIDAYEMVGYGDYLYCIPHYYTFPKFVDMLWRFNVNTKTWDQVALPENTSMFNATAVVWQDKLLIYSYDTGVEDSTASEPVSIGMILTYDGSTWTQTPGWNDETLPNSASLVNNNGQLLAVSGVSNNTVYSINLENHTLTPMGNTLRTVFGPLVSAGHGQLIVTGGLESGNQNGTLPGVERLTLDNGVYVPAELDMTGIKTGNLSGFASAAVKDGFMLVGPETSDASTDTYTLGTSGGLTPYKKRVDNAALANPSAAAYKGQFYVLARTYTTDSNFIFKSTAVPTEEPVNPDNPVNPDNNSGQAGNVGTGVTGVLPMAGAAALFLLCAAGLMVLVSKKQKLD from the coding sequence GTGAAAAAACGTATCTTATCTATTTTAATCAGTCTGCTCATGGTTTTATCACTGATTCCTGCGGGTGTATTGGCACAAGAGGCTGAAACGCCTGTGTCCTATGATGACTGCGCGGCAGGTGAGGCCATTGTGTGTATGGAAAAGGCTTCGCTGCTCGCGCGCAGCACGGTACCAGACCTGCTTGCTGGCGCCGAGGTGCTGATGGATCTCTCGGACGCTCCAAATACCAGGGCACGCAGCGCGTCGGCAGACACCAGTGGCCAGGTGCTGGCATTGGTGCGGGACGAGAGCCGCAGCACTGAGGCGCTCATTGCTGAGCTTAACACCTATCCTCAGGTGGCCTTCGCTGAACCAAATTACGCCATCTCACCCATTACGGATGAAGCCGGTGCCGCGAAGGCTGTGACACCGGAACCATCGGCGGTCGATACCGACGGCGCTGCTGTCCCGGCGGAAACCAAGGCTGCTGCGGATGAACCGACTTCCGAAAACTTGCAGGCAGCGCCTACCGTCAAGGCGCCCGGCGCTGTCAACGCCGCTGACTCCATGACCGATTACCAGTGGGCTTATGACAACACGGGTAACTATTTCAGCTCTTTTGAGGGCTTTGACATGCATTATGAGGGCTGGAATCAGGTTTCTGGCGCCACCGGCAATGACGATGTTGTCATCGCAGTGCTGGACACGGGTGTGGATGACCAAAACCCGGATTTGGTGAACAAAATGTGGCGCCGGGGTACTCTGAACCTGCCTGGGGGTGAGCACGGCATCAGCTACGCCAGTGCTGATCCGGCGGATACCTCTGACCCCAACGGCCACGGCACACACTGCGCGGGCATCATCGGGGCAGAATGGGGAAACGGCGGTGTTTCCGGCACTTCTCAGAACGCTAAAATCATGGCGCTGCGCTACGGAGGCTTTGTTTCCTCTGTGCTTGCGTGCTATGATTACATGGCGTCTGCCATTGATCTTGGCGTTAATCTGAAGGCGGTCAACTGTTCTTTTACCAGCTCTGGCTCTCCAAAATCTCTGGATCTAGCTGTGGAGGGGCTTGGCAAGATGGGCATGCTCTCTGTCTACGGGTCTGCCAACTCGGCAACGGACAATGACCGAACCGGGATTCTGTCCTCCACTTTTATAAATAACCCTTACGCTATTGTGGTGGACGCCGCCAACGCCTATGGCCTCATGGCCGCTTACAGCTGCTATGGTGAACGCACTACGGATATCGTGGCGCCTGGCTCCCGGATCCTTTCTACCTGGCCAACGGACAAAGCCTTTTACTATCCGGAATTTTCAGGCAGCAATCTTTTTTACGAGGGTTTTGAGGGCACGGATTCCCTTAAATTTTATACCAGCGCTGATCCTTCAACGGGTGAGCTGTGTGGGGAAATCTCTGGTGAAAAGGTGTATAACGGCAAGAGCAGCTTAAAGCTCCAGGGCACCGCGGAGGGGAACGCTGTTTACTCGGAGCCGGTCGACCTGACCGGGGCTTCTGGCTTCGATCCTTCTAAGGCATATCGCTTTTCACTGAACGTCGCGGGTGAAGGCGGCCACGGCAGCGGCCAGGCTGAAGTAAAGGTCCGGCTGACGGACGGCAGCTTTGCGCTTCTCGGTGATGGCACATCTCTGGCAAGGGGGCGGGACGGCGGTTTTAACAGCTTTAACAGCGCCGACGCTCAGATATTCCCTGAAAATACAGATTATAAAAATTTCCAGCTCTGTTTGACTTTAAAGGGCGTTGATATGGTCTTCCCCAACGGCCACGGCGAATATGTCTATCAGGACGGCCCTGTCTTCATCGACAACCTGGGGGTTGGCAGTACCACACTCGCCTATAATTATTCGGACGGTACCTCTATGGCAACACCCATGATCACCGGCGCGGTGGCTGTGCTGGCCGGGCGTTACCCGAATGATTCGGCGGCGATGCGCACTGCCCGCACCATCGGCAGTGTCACAAAATACGATGAATTTAAAGACAAATGTGTGTCTGACGGCTTCATCAATCTTGATCAATCCGTTACGGATAATCCGTATCCGGTTGTCAACGCTGCGGATATTGCAGAGGATACGGTGACCATTGACGGCTATTTCTTTGGGAAAAGCCCGTCTGTCACCATTGGCGGCAAAGCGGCTGAGATTCAGTCTGCCAAAAACTCCGAGGACGGCGGCCAGCGGCTGGTGGTCTCACGCCCTGCGGATGTGAGCGGCATGGCCCGTATTTCGGTCACTTCATCTGAAAAGGGTGAGGGACACCAGTCCTACGACTTTGGCGAAATCAAAAATGTGGATTATTTTGAGAACACGCTGCCCCTGCCGGAGGACCCTGAATTCTATGATATAGACGCTTACGAGATGGTGGGCTATGGCGATTATCTCTACTGTATCCCCCATTATTATACCTTCCCTAAGTTTGTTGATATGCTCTGGCGTTTCAACGTCAACACTAAAACCTGGGATCAGGTAGCGCTGCCTGAAAACACGTCCATGTTTAATGCCACAGCGGTTGTCTGGCAGGACAAGCTCCTGATTTACAGCTACGACACAGGGGTTGAGGATTCGACTGCCTCAGAGCCGGTCTCCATTGGCATGATCCTGACCTATGACGGCAGCACCTGGACTCAGACACCGGGGTGGAATGACGAAACCTTGCCGAACTCGGCTTCCCTTGTCAACAACAACGGACAGCTGCTGGCTGTGTCTGGCGTTTCCAATAACACAGTCTATTCCATCAACCTTGAAAACCACACGCTCACCCCAATGGGTAATACACTTCGGACAGTCTTTGGGCCTCTCGTCAGCGCCGGGCATGGGCAGCTCATTGTAACCGGCGGCCTGGAATCCGGCAACCAGAACGGCACTCTGCCGGGCGTGGAACGGCTTACCCTGGATAACGGCGTTTATGTTCCCGCCGAGCTGGACATGACAGGCATTAAAACCGGCAATCTGTCCGGCTTTGCCAGTGCGGCTGTCAAGGATGGCTTTATGCTGGTAGGCCCTGAAACCTCTGACGCCAGCACCGATACCTACACCCTCGGCACATCGGGCGGTCTGACGCCCTATAAGAAGCGGGTGGACAATGCCGCGCTGGCAAATCCGTCGGCTGCTGCCTATAAAGGACAGTTTTATGTACTGGCCCGTACCTACACCACAGACAGCAACTTTATCTTTAAATCAACGGCGGTACCAACCGAAGAACCGGTAAACCCGGATAACCCGGTGAACCCGGATAACAATAGCGGCCAGGCCGGCAACGTGGGTACCGGCGTCACAGGCGTCCTGCCCATGGCCGGCGCTGCGGCGCTGTTTCTGCTCTGCGCCGCAGGCCTTATGGTTTTGGTCAGCAAAAAACAAAAACTTGATTAA
- a CDS encoding ATP-binding protein: protein MKRKIIKALYQWKNRKNHKPLILEGARQVGKTYSALEFGREAYENVVYVNFEDNMNIEALFRRDLNPSRIIKELSVTAASSIFPGKTLIVFDEIQSCERALTSLKYFNEQAPEYDIIAAGSLLGVAVNRSNYSFPVGKVDFLKMFPMDFEEFLWAIGQEKMGELICEYYHSLEAFPLHEQAMGFLENYLSVGGMPAVVKTYIESNDQNQVINEQKGINHAYIADMAKYATPQETARLMDIWNSIPAQLAKENKKFQYKMVKSGARAYQYESALAWLASSGLINRCFRISEGRPPLSVFEDTASFKLYSVDSGLLFSRYGVRAEQVFRVETGMSEVRGALAENYMMQALIQNEITPYYWTENRTRSELDFVFQNSEGAVIPIEVKSGINVRAKSLNTFIQTYAPKRALRVSARNFGRTEKIESIPLYAAHCIRNQERKNG from the coding sequence ATGAAACGAAAGATAATAAAAGCGCTGTACCAATGGAAAAACAGAAAAAATCATAAACCTCTGATTCTGGAAGGCGCACGTCAGGTAGGGAAAACCTATTCGGCCCTGGAATTTGGAAGAGAAGCCTACGAAAATGTTGTCTATGTGAATTTTGAGGATAATATGAACATCGAAGCGTTATTCAGGAGAGATCTTAACCCCAGCCGGATCATAAAAGAACTGTCTGTCACCGCTGCCAGTTCAATTTTTCCAGGGAAGACTCTGATTGTCTTCGACGAAATACAAAGCTGTGAACGTGCACTGACCAGTTTAAAATATTTTAATGAGCAGGCTCCCGAATATGATATTATTGCGGCAGGCAGCCTGCTGGGTGTGGCGGTAAACCGGAGCAATTACTCATTTCCAGTAGGAAAGGTTGACTTTTTGAAAATGTTCCCAATGGATTTTGAGGAATTTCTCTGGGCCATTGGACAGGAGAAGATGGGAGAACTGATTTGTGAATATTATCACAGCCTTGAAGCATTTCCACTTCACGAGCAAGCGATGGGTTTTTTAGAAAACTATCTTTCAGTTGGCGGGATGCCTGCTGTAGTAAAAACTTATATCGAAAGTAACGATCAAAATCAAGTCATCAATGAACAAAAGGGGATCAACCATGCGTATATCGCAGATATGGCAAAGTACGCAACCCCGCAGGAAACCGCCAGGCTTATGGATATCTGGAACAGCATACCAGCCCAGCTGGCAAAGGAAAACAAAAAATTTCAGTATAAAATGGTTAAATCAGGAGCCAGAGCCTATCAGTATGAGAGCGCCCTCGCCTGGCTGGCCTCGTCAGGTTTAATCAATCGCTGTTTTCGAATATCTGAAGGGCGTCCGCCCCTTTCAGTTTTTGAAGACACAGCATCCTTTAAGCTTTACAGCGTCGATTCCGGGCTCCTCTTTAGCCGTTATGGCGTGCGGGCAGAGCAGGTGTTCCGCGTTGAAACAGGTATGAGCGAAGTGCGTGGCGCATTGGCGGAAAATTATATGATGCAGGCCCTGATACAAAATGAGATCACCCCCTATTACTGGACAGAAAACCGTACCCGGTCAGAGTTGGATTTTGTTTTCCAGAATTCAGAGGGTGCGGTTATCCCCATCGAGGTGAAATCCGGAATCAACGTACGGGCAAAAAGCTTAAACACATTTATTCAAACCTATGCGCCAAAGCGCGCGCTGCGCGTATCTGCCCGAAACTTCGGAAGAACAGAAAAAATTGAGAGCATCCCGCTCTATGCGGCCCATTGTATTCGTAACCAAGAGAGAAAAAATGGATGA